The proteins below are encoded in one region of Brassica napus cultivar Da-Ae chromosome A6, Da-Ae, whole genome shotgun sequence:
- the LOC106429873 gene encoding probable pectinesterase/pectinesterase inhibitor 34 — translation MGYERLGTSKGSCWVRTTTILAPNINHVPMTTQPTRKKLLVSLTVVAFILILPAAVFGSQLKSSQHVPGQAPKPSQAISKACDLARFPELCVDSLMNFPGTLAASSDNNLLHVTVNMTLHHFNHALYSSSSLSFLDMPPRVRSAYDACIELLDDSVDALSRALSSVSGGQTKPQDVMTWLSSALTNHDTCAEGFDGVNDGGVKDQMTAALKNLSELVSNCLAIFAASSNGNDFDGVPIQNRRLLGVGGDENSKFPRWTKRREREILEMPVSQIQADIIVSKDGNGTCKTISEAIKKAPQYSPRRTIIYVKAGRYEENNLKVGRKKINLMFVGDGKGKTIISGGKSIFDNITTFHTATFAATGAGFIARDITFENYAGPAKHQAVALRVGADHAVIYRCNIIGYQDTLYVHSNRQFFRECDIYGTVDFIFGNAAVVLQNCSIYARKPMDLQKNTITAQNRKDPNQNTGMSIHASRILATPDLQAASGTFQTYLGRPWKQFSRTVYMLSYIDKHVHTRGWLEWNTSSFALDTLYYGEYLNTGPGSALAQRVNWPGYRVINSTAEANRFTVAEFIYGSSWLPSTGVSFLAGLNI, via the exons ATGGGCTACGAAAGACTCGGAACATCGAAAGGAAGTTGTTGGGTCAGAACCACCACAATTCTGGCTCCGAACATAAACCATGTCCCCATGACAACACAACCGACAAGAAAGAAGCTTCTAGTGTCTTTAACCGTCGTAGCCTTCATACTGATCCTGCCCGCCGCGGTATTCGGATCACAACTCAAATCTTCCCAGCACGTCCCAGGCCAAGCTCCGAAACCAAGCCAAGCAATTTCAAAAGCTTGCGACTTGGCTCGTTTCCCAGAGCTATGCGTTGACTCACTCATGAACTTCCCCGGCACACTCGCCGCTTCTTCCGACAACAATCTGCTCCACGTGACGGTGAACATGACGCTCCACCACTTCAACCACGCACTCTACTCATCTTCCTCTTTATCTTTCCTCGACATGCCCCCACGTGTCCGCTCAGCTTACGATGCATGCATCGAGCTACTAGACGATTCGGTCGACGCGCTCTCACGCGCACTATCCTCCGTCTCCGGCGGCCAAACGAAGCCACAAGACGTCATGACATGGCTGAGCTCGGCTCTGACGAACCACGACACTTGCGCGGAAGGGTTCGATGGCGTCAACGACGGTGGCGTGAAGGATCAGATGACGGCGGCGCTCAAGAATCTCTCGGAGCTCGTCAGCAACTGTTTAGCGATATTCGCGGCGAGCAGTAACGGGAACGATTTTGACGGAGTGCCGATACAGAACAGGAGGCTTCTTGGAGTAGGAGGAGATGAGAACTCGAAGTTCCCGAGATGGACCAAGAGAAGAGAGCGTGAGATACTGGAAATGCCAGTATCTCAGATACAAGCTGATATCATCGTCTCGAAAGACGGCAACGGCACGTGCAAGACTATATCGGAAGCCATCAAGAAAGCTCCTCAGTACAGTCCTCGCCGGACTATTATCTACGTCAAAGCCGGAAG GTACGAAGAGAACAACCTCAAAGTCGgtaggaaaaaaattaatttgatgtTCGTTGGAGATGGGAAGGGTAAAACTATCATTTCGGGAGGGAAAAGTATTTTTGACAACATTACCACTTTTCACACGGCGACGTTTG CTGCCACCGGAGCTGGTTTTATTGCAAGGGACATCACATTTGAAAACTACGCTGGTCCGGCAAAGCACCAGGCAGTCGCTCTCCGCGTCGGGGCTGACCACGCGGTGATCTATAGATGCAATATAATTGGTTATCAAGACACGCTGTATGTTCATTCAAACCGACAATTCTTTCGTGAATGCGATATTTACGGTACAGTCGATTTCATCTTTGGTAATGCAGCCGTGGTGCTACAAAACTGTAGCATTTACGCACGCAAACCCATGGATCTTCAGAAAAACACGATCACAGCTCAGAACAGAAAAGACCCGAACCAAAACACCGGTATGTCAATACATGCATCTAGGATTTTGGCGACACCTGATCTCCAAGCTGCCAGCGGTACTTTCCAGACGTATCTAGGCCGGCCTTGGAAGCAATTCTCTAGGACGGTTTACATGTTATCGTATATCGACAAACATGTACACACGAGAGGTTGGCTCGAGTGGAACACAAGTTCATTTGCTTTAGATACTTTATATTACGGAGAGTATTTGAATACTGGACCCGGGTCGGCTCTTGCGCAACGTGTAAACTGGCCAGGCTATCGGGTCATCAATTCGACGGCTGAGGCTAACCGTTTTACGGTGGCGGAATTTATATACGGTTCGTCGTGGTTGCCTTCGACAGGGGTTTCGTTCTTGGCCGGATTGAACATTtag